A single window of Narcine bancroftii isolate sNarBan1 chromosome 13, sNarBan1.hap1, whole genome shotgun sequence DNA harbors:
- the LOC138748663 gene encoding troponin I, slow skeletal muscle-like translates to MLANASKNLEKEKIERDSEKNRVLKETVPQLNTSSLSVQELQNMCKQFHQMIDSVDAERYDVEVKVSKNANEIESLTQKVLDLKGKFKRPTLRRVRVSADEVLGALAETTYKTSLDLRSNLKSVKKEDEKEHKQVEVHDWRKNVEAMSGMEGRKKKFDTGAPPQ, encoded by the exons ATGCTTGCAAATGCATCGAAGAATctggaaaaagaaaagattgaaagagattCCGAAAAAAACCGTGTGCTTAAGGAAACTGTGCCACAACTTAACACATCGAGCCTTTCTGTTCAGGAATTGCAA AATATGTGCAAGCAATTCCACCAGATGATCGATAGTGTTGATGCAGAGCGCTATGATGTTGAAGTTAAAGTATCCAAAAATGCCAATGAG ATTGAAAGCTTAACCCAGAAAGTCCTTGATCTTAAAGGCAAATTCAAGCGCCCCACCCTGCGTCGAGTCAGAGTATCTGCTGATGAAGTGCTGGGTGCTTTAGCGGAGACCACCTACAAAACTTCCTTGGATTTGAGGTCAAATCTAAAATCAGTAAAAAAAGAGGATGAAAAG gaacacaaacaggttgaAGTCCATGATTGGCGGAAGAATGTCGAAGCCATGTCTGGTATggaaggaagaaagaagaaatttgATACTGGTGCTCCCCCTCAATAA